In Hamadaea flava, a genomic segment contains:
- a CDS encoding HD domain-containing protein, translating into MDLTGHFRSSVIAAGGRPDDAVAADLLARWSEPHRHYHTVDHLRFMLAVIDEHAAFADDPDLVRLAAWGHDAIYDPRSAGNEEASAILSAELLDRCELPDPAVAEVARLVRLTAGHTVEPGDRNGALLADADLAVLARDWPSYLEYAAAVRAEYAHVPDDAFRSGRAAVLRSLLDLPALFRIPALAESWEEKARANLTRELASLTT; encoded by the coding sequence GTGGACCTGACCGGACACTTCCGCTCAAGCGTGATCGCCGCCGGCGGCCGCCCGGACGACGCCGTCGCCGCCGACTTGCTGGCCCGGTGGTCGGAGCCGCACCGGCACTATCACACCGTCGACCACCTGCGGTTCATGCTCGCGGTCATCGACGAGCACGCGGCTTTCGCGGACGATCCCGACCTCGTCCGGCTGGCGGCGTGGGGGCACGACGCGATCTACGACCCGCGATCCGCGGGCAACGAGGAAGCCAGCGCGATCTTGTCCGCGGAGCTCTTGGACCGCTGCGAACTGCCCGATCCGGCCGTCGCGGAGGTCGCACGACTGGTACGCCTGACGGCCGGTCACACGGTGGAACCCGGCGACCGCAACGGCGCCTTGCTGGCAGACGCGGACCTGGCCGTCCTGGCCCGAGACTGGCCGTCCTATCTGGAGTACGCCGCCGCCGTGCGAGCCGAGTACGCCCACGTTCCCGACGACGCGTTCCGCAGTGGACGAGCCGCCGTGTTGCGGAGTCTGCTGGACCTGCCGGCGCTCTTCCGCATCCCGGCGTTGGCCGAATCGTGGGAGGAGAAGGCGCGGGCCAACCTCACCCGCGAACTGGCCTCCCTGACGACTTGA
- the groL gene encoding chaperonin GroEL (60 kDa chaperone family; promotes refolding of misfolded polypeptides especially under stressful conditions; forms two stacked rings of heptamers to form a barrel-shaped 14mer; ends can be capped by GroES; misfolded proteins enter the barrel where they are refolded when GroES binds) has protein sequence MAKMIAFDEEARRGLERGMNTLADAVKVTLGPKGRNVVLEKKWGAPTITNDGVSIAKEIELDDPYEKIGAELVKEVAKKTDDVAGDGTTTATVLAQALVREGLRNVAAGANPMALKRGIETAVASVAEELAKLAKDVETKEQIASTASISAADTTVGEIIAEAMDKVGKEGVITVEESNTFGLELELTEGMRFDKGFNSAYFATDAERMEAVLEDAYILIANSKISNVKDMLPILEKVMQSGKPLTIIAEDVEGEALATLIVNKIRGTFKSVAVKAPGFGDRRKAMLQDIAILTGGQVISEEVGLKLDSVGLDMLGRARKVVVTKDETTIVEGAGDTEQINGRVNQIRAEIEKSDSDYDREKLQERLAKLAGGVAVIKVGAATEVELKERKHRIEDAVRNAKAAVEEGIVAGGGVALVQAGKSAFDKLDLAGDEATGANIVKVALDAPLRQIAVNAGLEGGVVSEKVRNLETGHGLNAATGEYVDMLKAGIIDPAKVTRSALQNAASIAALFLTTEAVVADKPEKAAAPAAPGGGDMDF, from the coding sequence ATGGCCAAGATGATCGCATTCGACGAGGAGGCGCGCCGCGGCCTTGAGCGGGGCATGAACACCCTCGCCGACGCCGTGAAGGTGACGCTCGGCCCGAAGGGCCGCAACGTCGTGCTGGAGAAGAAGTGGGGTGCTCCGACCATCACCAACGATGGTGTGAGCATCGCCAAGGAGATCGAGCTCGACGACCCGTACGAGAAGATCGGCGCCGAGCTGGTCAAGGAGGTCGCCAAGAAGACCGACGACGTCGCCGGTGACGGCACGACGACGGCGACCGTCCTGGCCCAGGCGCTGGTCCGGGAGGGCCTGCGCAACGTCGCGGCCGGCGCGAACCCGATGGCCCTCAAGCGGGGCATCGAGACCGCCGTCGCGTCCGTCGCCGAGGAGCTGGCCAAGCTCGCCAAGGACGTCGAGACCAAGGAGCAGATCGCCTCGACCGCGTCGATCTCCGCCGCGGACACGACCGTCGGCGAGATCATCGCCGAGGCGATGGACAAGGTCGGCAAGGAAGGCGTCATCACCGTCGAGGAGAGCAACACCTTCGGCCTGGAGCTTGAGCTCACCGAGGGTATGCGCTTCGACAAGGGCTTCAACTCGGCGTACTTCGCGACCGACGCGGAGCGCATGGAGGCCGTCCTCGAGGACGCCTACATCCTGATCGCGAACAGCAAGATCAGTAACGTCAAGGACATGCTGCCCATCCTCGAGAAGGTCATGCAGTCCGGCAAGCCGCTGACGATCATCGCCGAGGACGTCGAGGGCGAGGCCCTGGCCACGCTCATCGTCAACAAGATCCGCGGCACCTTCAAGTCCGTCGCCGTCAAGGCCCCGGGCTTCGGCGACCGCCGCAAGGCCATGCTGCAGGACATCGCGATCCTGACCGGCGGCCAGGTCATCTCCGAGGAGGTCGGCCTCAAGCTGGACTCCGTCGGCCTCGACATGCTGGGCCGCGCTCGCAAGGTCGTCGTCACCAAGGACGAGACCACGATCGTCGAGGGCGCTGGTGACACCGAGCAGATCAACGGCCGGGTGAACCAGATCCGCGCCGAGATCGAGAAGTCGGACTCCGACTACGACCGCGAGAAGCTCCAGGAGCGTCTGGCGAAGCTGGCCGGCGGCGTGGCCGTCATCAAGGTCGGCGCGGCCACCGAGGTCGAGCTGAAGGAGCGCAAGCACCGCATCGAGGACGCCGTTCGCAACGCGAAGGCGGCCGTCGAGGAGGGCATCGTCGCCGGCGGTGGCGTCGCCCTCGTGCAGGCCGGCAAGAGCGCGTTCGACAAGCTCGACCTGGCGGGCGACGAGGCGACCGGCGCCAACATCGTCAAGGTGGCGCTCGACGCGCCGCTGCGGCAGATCGCCGTCAACGCCGGCCTTGAGGGCGGCGTCGTGTCGGAGAAGGTCCGCAACCTGGAGACGGGTCACGGCCTGAACGCCGCCACCGGTGAGTACGTCGACATGCTGAAGGCCGGCATCATCGACCCGGCGAAGGTCACCCGGTCCGCGCTGCAGAACGCGGCGTCGATCGCGGCCCTCTTCCTCACCACCGAGGCCGTCGTGGCCGACAAGCCGGAGAAGGCCGCCGCGCCGGCCGCTCCGGGCGGCGGTGACATGGACTTCTGA
- a CDS encoding serine hydrolase, with product MVSLHETPQPAHSTVNAASAPPSPSASAPVAPLVRVKSPGFFSWALLNRRTREVVGSANLAEHSDTMSMVKVWLAADYLTQTNPDPDAKAQAMLRRMIVDSDNAAATKVFGLNGGIVTIERMVSVCGLADSAPDYQENRWSPTIVSARDTVRLGECLAEGTAAGPRWTEWLLTQMRQVRGEGDFGVRLALPKSDRAAVAIKNGWFMRPEDDQWHVACLAIGPAWVVSVLLRYPKRLGLGHGKQVCQEVGSDLLAERALD from the coding sequence GTGGTCTCATTACATGAGACTCCACAACCCGCGCATTCCACTGTCAACGCCGCCTCCGCGCCGCCGTCGCCGTCCGCGTCGGCTCCGGTCGCTCCACTTGTACGCGTCAAGTCGCCGGGCTTCTTCAGTTGGGCGCTCCTGAATCGGCGTACGCGGGAAGTAGTCGGCTCGGCGAACCTGGCCGAACACAGCGACACGATGTCGATGGTGAAAGTGTGGCTGGCCGCGGACTACCTGACGCAGACGAATCCCGACCCGGACGCGAAGGCGCAGGCGATGCTGCGCCGGATGATCGTCGACAGCGACAACGCGGCGGCGACGAAGGTCTTCGGGCTCAACGGCGGCATCGTGACGATCGAGCGGATGGTGTCCGTGTGCGGGCTGGCCGACAGCGCGCCCGATTATCAGGAGAACCGGTGGAGCCCGACCATCGTGTCGGCCCGCGACACCGTACGCCTCGGTGAGTGCTTGGCGGAGGGGACGGCGGCCGGTCCACGATGGACGGAGTGGCTGCTCACCCAGATGAGACAGGTACGCGGAGAAGGCGACTTCGGCGTACGACTGGCGTTGCCGAAGTCGGATCGAGCCGCCGTGGCCATCAAGAACGGCTGGTTCATGCGCCCCGAGGACGACCAGTGGCACGTCGCCTGCCTGGCGATCGGACCGGCCTGGGTGGTCAGCGTCCTGTTGCGGTATCCGAAACGGCTGGGGCTGGGCCACGGAAAGCAGGTCTGCCAGGAGGTCGGGTCGGACCTCCTGGCAGAGCGGGCGCTCGACTAG
- a CDS encoding sugar porter family MFS transporter encodes MQPSATSTHAHHTGAVLLVASAAALGGFLFGYDTAVINGAVDAIKEDFHLNSAVLGFVVSSALLGSAVGAWYAGPLADRYGRLKVMVIAAIVFFIGSIGSALAVGPIDLTAWRILGGLAVGAASVIAPAYIAEISPPDIRGRLGSLQQLAIVTGIFASQLVNYAIAKSAGGAGNPIGWGGDAWRWMFAAECIPAIVYLIFALQIPESPRYLVRRGRLDEAKTVLDRIVGGNTAQQVRDIQASLRGIQDKVQLRDLKGPRFGLLPIVWVGILLSVFQQFVGINVIFYYSTTLWQAVGFNESDSFVISVITSVTNVVTTLVAIALVDKIGRKPLLLIGAAGMMITLGTLAWAFSTATGSGDSLTLSPTVGKIALVAANLYVVSFGMSWGPVVWVLLGEMFSNKIRVTALAVAAAAQWIANWLVSSTFPALSDIGLGFAYLVYTIFATLAFIFVLRTVRETKGRALESM; translated from the coding sequence ATGCAGCCCTCTGCCACCAGTACGCACGCCCACCACACCGGTGCGGTCCTGCTCGTCGCCTCGGCGGCGGCGCTCGGCGGATTCCTGTTCGGTTACGACACCGCCGTCATCAACGGCGCGGTCGACGCCATCAAGGAAGACTTCCACCTGAACTCGGCGGTACTGGGCTTCGTGGTCTCCTCGGCCCTGCTCGGCTCGGCGGTCGGCGCCTGGTACGCCGGTCCCCTCGCCGACCGCTACGGCCGGCTCAAGGTGATGGTGATCGCCGCGATCGTCTTCTTCATCGGCTCGATCGGCTCGGCCCTGGCGGTCGGCCCGATCGACCTCACGGCGTGGCGCATCCTAGGTGGACTCGCGGTGGGCGCGGCGAGCGTCATCGCCCCGGCATACATCGCCGAGATCAGCCCGCCCGACATCCGGGGGCGGCTGGGCTCGCTGCAGCAGCTGGCCATCGTCACGGGCATCTTCGCCTCCCAGCTCGTGAACTACGCCATCGCCAAGAGCGCGGGCGGCGCCGGCAACCCGATCGGCTGGGGCGGTGACGCCTGGCGCTGGATGTTCGCCGCCGAGTGCATCCCGGCGATCGTGTACCTGATCTTCGCGCTCCAGATTCCCGAGTCCCCCCGATATCTCGTCCGCCGGGGCCGGCTCGATGAGGCCAAGACCGTCCTCGACCGCATCGTCGGCGGCAACACCGCCCAGCAGGTCCGCGACATCCAGGCCAGCCTGCGCGGCATCCAGGACAAGGTTCAGCTGCGCGACCTGAAGGGACCACGGTTCGGGCTGCTCCCGATCGTCTGGGTCGGCATCCTGCTGTCGGTGTTCCAGCAGTTCGTCGGCATCAACGTGATCTTCTACTACTCGACCACGCTGTGGCAGGCCGTCGGGTTCAACGAGAGCGACTCGTTCGTCATCTCCGTGATCACCAGCGTCACGAACGTCGTCACCACACTGGTCGCGATCGCGCTGGTGGACAAGATCGGGCGGAAGCCGCTGCTGCTCATCGGCGCGGCCGGCATGATGATCACCCTCGGCACGCTGGCCTGGGCCTTCAGCACGGCGACCGGCAGCGGTGACAGCCTCACCCTGAGCCCGACGGTGGGCAAGATCGCCCTGGTCGCGGCCAACCTCTACGTGGTGTCCTTCGGCATGAGCTGGGGACCCGTGGTCTGGGTCCTGCTCGGCGAGATGTTCAGCAACAAGATCCGCGTCACCGCGCTCGCGGTCGCCGCCGCCGCCCAGTGGATCGCCAACTGGCTGGTCTCCTCGACCTTCCCGGCGCTGTCCGACATCGGCCTCGGCTTCGCGTACCTGGTCTACACGATCTTCGCGACGCTCGCCTTCATCTTCGTCCTCCGAACCGTCCGGGAGACGAAGGGCCGGGCTTTGGAATCCATGTAG
- a CDS encoding copper homeostasis protein CutC, protein MTPLLEVIALSPADAEAAQAGGADRLELVAQMSADGLSPTPSVAAAVVAATDLPVRAMLRTTADFAAGPDLVGLADELLATGVAGLVFGFLDDSGEVDVATCERIAERLHGRPWTFHRAIDHARDTDRAWVDVLDLPGVDAVLTAGSPVGVREGWVNLVKRDPSRVLAGGGLTEDVVPALLDAGIRAFHVGSTAREDGLWTSPVCPSAVGRWRALLS, encoded by the coding sequence GTGACACCCCTGCTCGAGGTCATCGCGCTCAGCCCGGCCGACGCCGAGGCCGCGCAGGCGGGCGGAGCCGACCGGCTCGAGCTCGTCGCGCAGATGTCGGCCGACGGCCTCAGTCCCACGCCCTCAGTCGCGGCTGCGGTCGTCGCCGCCACCGATCTCCCGGTACGCGCGATGCTGCGCACGACAGCCGACTTCGCGGCTGGGCCGGACCTGGTGGGGCTCGCGGACGAACTGCTCGCGACGGGGGTGGCCGGGCTGGTCTTCGGGTTCCTCGACGACTCCGGCGAGGTCGACGTCGCGACCTGCGAACGGATCGCGGAGCGGCTGCACGGGCGGCCGTGGACGTTCCACCGCGCCATCGACCATGCCCGGGACACCGATCGCGCCTGGGTCGACGTGCTCGACCTGCCGGGCGTCGACGCCGTGCTGACCGCTGGGTCGCCGGTGGGCGTACGCGAAGGCTGGGTGAACCTCGTCAAGCGTGACCCCAGCCGGGTGCTCGCCGGTGGCGGGCTCACCGAGGATGTGGTTCCGGCGTTGCTGGACGCGGGGATCCGGGCGTTTCACGTGGGCAGTACCGCTCGGGAGGACGGCTTGTGGACCTCGCCGGTGTGCCCGTCGGCCGTCGGGCGCTGGCGCGCCCTCCTCTCCTAG
- a CDS encoding glycerol-3-phosphate dehydrogenase/oxidase yields MIAQYRAGVRDRQVSRNTAGTLSPARRVTDLRRLAEEEFDVLVIGGGVTGAGAALDAASRGLSVALIEANDLASGTSSRSSKLVHGGLRYLEQLEFHLVHEALRERGLLATRLAPHLVRPVPFLVPLPGDAAWKRAWNRVYYGAGVALYDAFAAGLQGASGRGMPLHRHLTQRGAHQLFPSLRPEAAVGAIRYFDGQVDDARLVISLARTAASLGAAVVTRVRATGLTRQAREITGVRATDETGREFTIRARTVVAATGVWSDDITALLPDARPGLRVRASKGIHLVVPRSAITGDVGLILRTASSVLFVIPWGGHWLIGTTDTDWMLDREHPAASARDIDYLLSEVNKVLDRPIGRDDIEGVYAGLRPLLSGEEDSTSALSREHAVVEPMLGLFLVAGGKLTTYRVMASDVVDRVVRRLRSLDPASWAEGRKRPGQGGLESATDDLPLLGADGYQAMWRRRAELARRAKSRLTVGAVEHLLERYGTLTVDLLHLIDSAVDLGDPLEGAPEYLAVEVAYAAGAEGALHLDDVLTRRTRISIETEHRGVETAPHAARIMAGVLGWDEATTRAEVEAYERRVDAERRSQTMPDDASADAARTRSSR; encoded by the coding sequence ATGATCGCACAGTATCGTGCAGGTGTGCGCGACCGTCAGGTCTCCCGGAACACCGCCGGCACCCTGTCGCCCGCACGCCGCGTCACCGATCTGCGCCGGCTCGCCGAGGAAGAGTTCGACGTGCTGGTCATCGGGGGCGGCGTGACCGGCGCCGGGGCCGCGCTCGATGCCGCCTCCCGCGGCTTGTCCGTCGCCTTGATCGAGGCGAACGACTTGGCCAGCGGCACGTCGTCGCGGTCGAGCAAGCTCGTCCACGGCGGGCTGCGTTATCTGGAGCAACTGGAGTTCCACCTCGTCCACGAGGCGTTGCGGGAACGCGGGCTGCTCGCCACCCGGCTCGCGCCGCACCTCGTCCGGCCCGTGCCGTTCCTGGTCCCCCTCCCGGGTGACGCGGCATGGAAGCGCGCCTGGAATCGGGTCTACTACGGTGCCGGGGTCGCGCTCTACGACGCGTTCGCCGCCGGGCTTCAGGGCGCGTCCGGCCGCGGCATGCCGCTGCACCGCCACCTCACCCAGCGCGGCGCGCACCAGCTCTTCCCGTCCTTGCGGCCGGAGGCCGCGGTCGGCGCCATCCGCTATTTCGACGGCCAGGTGGACGACGCGCGGCTCGTGATCTCGCTGGCGCGTACGGCCGCGAGTCTCGGCGCGGCGGTGGTCACCCGGGTGCGGGCGACCGGTCTCACGCGCCAGGCTCGGGAGATCACCGGGGTACGCGCAACGGACGAGACCGGCCGGGAGTTCACCATCCGGGCCCGGACCGTCGTCGCCGCGACCGGCGTCTGGAGCGACGACATCACCGCGCTGCTCCCCGACGCCCGGCCTGGGCTGCGCGTACGCGCTTCGAAGGGCATCCACCTGGTGGTCCCCCGGTCAGCCATCACCGGCGACGTCGGGCTGATCCTGCGTACGGCGTCGAGCGTGCTGTTCGTGATCCCGTGGGGCGGGCACTGGCTCATCGGCACCACCGACACGGACTGGATGCTCGACCGGGAACATCCGGCGGCCAGCGCGCGCGACATCGACTACCTGCTCAGCGAGGTGAACAAGGTCCTCGACCGCCCGATCGGCCGGGACGACATCGAAGGCGTGTACGCCGGACTCCGTCCCCTGCTGTCCGGCGAGGAGGACTCCACCTCGGCGCTCAGCCGGGAGCACGCCGTCGTCGAACCGATGCTCGGGCTGTTCCTGGTGGCCGGGGGCAAGCTCACGACCTACCGGGTCATGGCGTCCGACGTCGTGGACCGCGTCGTCCGCCGGCTCCGGTCGCTCGATCCGGCGAGCTGGGCGGAGGGCCGAAAGCGGCCCGGACAAGGCGGTCTGGAGTCGGCGACCGACGACCTGCCGCTCCTCGGGGCGGACGGCTATCAGGCGATGTGGCGTCGGCGGGCCGAACTCGCCCGGCGGGCGAAGTCACGACTCACCGTCGGCGCGGTCGAACACCTGCTGGAACGCTACGGGACGCTGACCGTCGACCTGCTGCACTTGATCGACTCCGCCGTCGATCTGGGCGATCCGTTGGAGGGCGCGCCCGAATACCTCGCCGTCGAAGTGGCGTACGCGGCCGGTGCCGAAGGGGCGCTGCACCTCGACGATGTGCTGACTCGGCGTACGCGGATCAGCATCGAGACCGAACATCGCGGGGTCGAGACGGCGCCGCACGCGGCCCGGATCATGGCCGGCGTCCTGGGCTGGGACGAGGCCACCACGCGCGCCGAGGTCGAGGCGTACGAGCGCCGGGTGGACGCCGAACGGCGGTCGCAGACGATGCCCGACGACGCCTCCGCGGACGCCGCCCGCACCCGCTCCTCGCGTTAG
- a CDS encoding cold-shock protein, with the protein MAQGTVKWFNSEKGYGFIAVDGGQDVFVHFSAIEMDGYKALDDGQRVEFEIAQGQKGPQAEKVRIIA; encoded by the coding sequence GTGGCACAGGGCACCGTCAAGTGGTTCAACAGCGAGAAGGGCTACGGCTTCATCGCCGTCGACGGGGGTCAGGACGTCTTCGTCCACTTCTCGGCGATCGAGATGGACGGCTACAAGGCGCTCGACGACGGCCAGCGCGTCGAGTTCGAGATTGCGCAGGGCCAGAAGGGTCCGCAGGCCGAGAAGGTCCGGATCATCGCCTGA
- a CDS encoding FAD-binding oxidoreductase: MGVVDQLRALLPADRVITDRDLVEMYRRDEADLVADGLPAVVVRPRSTDEVVAVVKAAAEHGVPVVPQGARTGLAGGANAVDGCVVLSLTLMDQILEIDPVNRIAVVQPGVVNAVLGRAVREKGLHYPPDPGSFESSTIGGNVATNAGGMCCVKYGVTTGYVIGLEVVLADGEVLRTGRRTPKGVAGYDLTSLFVGSEGTLGIVTEVTVALRPAPEQSLSLVAVFPTTATAGKAVNEIMASGAAPSLLELLDNVHLRAIEAYRPMGLDQEAAAILLAAADTGGRAAADLDRIAELALAAGATEVYRATDDEEAAALLQARRAAHPAMEHLAAGMHDRGGLILDDIAVPRSRLAELLDGIAEIAARHEITVGVVGHAGDGNLHPNIVVDRADPASVQRGHVVFDEIMELGLALGGTCTGEHGVGLLKRGWLATEAGPVSMRVQKAIKDALDPRGILNPGKIF, from the coding sequence GTGGGTGTTGTGGATCAGTTGCGGGCGCTCTTGCCCGCCGATCGGGTGATCACCGATCGGGACCTGGTGGAGATGTACCGGCGGGACGAGGCCGACCTCGTGGCGGACGGCCTGCCTGCCGTGGTGGTGCGGCCGCGGAGCACCGACGAAGTCGTGGCCGTCGTCAAGGCCGCGGCCGAGCACGGGGTGCCGGTGGTGCCGCAGGGCGCCCGGACCGGGTTGGCCGGCGGCGCGAACGCCGTGGACGGCTGCGTCGTGCTGAGCCTGACGCTGATGGACCAGATCCTGGAGATCGACCCGGTCAACCGGATCGCCGTCGTGCAGCCTGGCGTGGTCAACGCCGTCCTCGGCCGGGCCGTACGCGAGAAGGGCCTGCACTACCCGCCGGACCCGGGTTCGTTCGAGTCGTCGACGATCGGTGGCAACGTGGCCACCAACGCGGGCGGCATGTGCTGCGTGAAATACGGCGTCACCACGGGATATGTCATCGGGCTGGAGGTCGTCCTCGCCGACGGGGAGGTGCTGCGCACCGGCCGGCGTACGCCGAAGGGTGTCGCGGGCTATGACCTGACCAGCCTGTTCGTCGGCTCCGAGGGCACGCTAGGGATCGTCACCGAGGTGACGGTGGCCTTGCGCCCCGCGCCGGAGCAGTCGCTGAGCCTGGTCGCCGTCTTCCCCACCACCGCCACCGCCGGCAAGGCGGTCAACGAGATCATGGCGAGCGGTGCCGCCCCGAGCCTGCTGGAGCTGCTGGACAACGTCCATCTGCGCGCCATCGAGGCGTACCGGCCGATGGGGCTGGATCAGGAGGCCGCGGCGATCCTGCTGGCGGCGGCCGACACCGGTGGCCGGGCCGCCGCCGACCTCGACCGGATCGCCGAACTGGCGCTGGCGGCGGGCGCGACCGAGGTCTACCGGGCCACCGACGACGAGGAAGCCGCCGCCCTGTTGCAGGCGCGGCGGGCGGCGCACCCGGCGATGGAGCACCTCGCGGCCGGGATGCACGACCGCGGCGGCCTGATCTTGGACGACATCGCGGTGCCCCGGTCCCGGCTAGCCGAGCTGCTCGACGGCATCGCCGAGATCGCCGCCCGCCACGAGATCACCGTCGGGGTGGTCGGCCACGCCGGCGACGGCAACCTGCATCCGAACATCGTGGTGGACCGGGCTGATCCGGCCAGCGTCCAGCGTGGCCACGTCGTCTTCGACGAGATCATGGAGCTGGGCCTGGCGTTGGGCGGCACGTGCACCGGCGAACACGGGGTCGGCCTGCTCAAACGCGGCTGGCTGGCGACCGAGGCCGGACCGGTCAGCATGCGCGTTCAAAAGGCGATCAAGGACGCCCTGGACCCGCGCGGCATCCTCAACCCGGGCAAGATCTTCTAA
- a CDS encoding GNAT family N-acetyltransferase, translated as MERFHIDHLPGTVDLLTRSFLPEDAAEAREIVELLRPTDERRTTGFVATDGARVIGVAFAAVSHADPTVGHLDLLAVDPGHRRRGLGSELIAQAEQGLRELGCEVVRVAGNPPDYAFPGVDVRYTPAICTLTKAGYAHERTAWNMTAELRPGSKALADTSAAEARLAEQGVEVRVAEANDVARLRPIIAAEWGGHWAAEITSAQAVHIAVQDGEPIAFAAWGCTRPGWFGPMGTRPAAKGLGIGSVLLRRCLADQAKAGVTRAQIGWVGPVPFYAQAADAYIERVFFLYSKDL; from the coding sequence ATGGAGCGCTTCCACATCGACCACCTTCCCGGCACCGTCGACCTGCTCACGCGCAGCTTCCTCCCGGAGGACGCGGCCGAAGCGCGCGAGATCGTGGAACTGCTCCGGCCGACCGACGAACGGCGTACCACCGGCTTCGTGGCGACCGACGGGGCGCGCGTGATCGGCGTGGCCTTCGCCGCGGTGAGCCACGCGGACCCCACGGTCGGGCACCTGGACCTGCTGGCGGTCGATCCCGGGCACCGGCGGCGCGGCCTGGGCAGCGAGCTGATCGCGCAGGCCGAGCAGGGGCTGCGCGAGCTGGGTTGTGAGGTCGTCCGGGTGGCCGGCAACCCGCCGGACTACGCGTTCCCGGGCGTGGACGTGCGCTACACCCCGGCGATCTGCACGCTCACCAAGGCCGGATACGCCCATGAGCGCACCGCCTGGAACATGACCGCCGAGTTGCGACCGGGGTCGAAGGCGCTGGCCGACACCTCGGCCGCCGAGGCCCGGCTCGCCGAGCAGGGCGTCGAGGTACGCGTGGCCGAGGCGAACGACGTCGCCCGGCTGCGGCCGATCATCGCCGCCGAATGGGGCGGGCACTGGGCCGCCGAGATCACCTCCGCGCAGGCGGTGCACATCGCCGTGCAAGACGGCGAGCCGATCGCATTCGCGGCCTGGGGTTGTACGCGACCGGGCTGGTTCGGGCCGATGGGTACCCGGCCGGCCGCCAAGGGGCTGGGGATCGGTTCGGTGTTGCTGCGGCGTTGCCTGGCCGATCAGGCGAAGGCGGGCGTGACCCGGGCGCAGATCGGCTGGGTCGGGCCGGTGCCGTTCTACGCCCAGGCGGCGGACGCGTACATCGAGCGGGTCTTCTTCCTGTACAGCAAAGACCTGTAA
- a CDS encoding DUF4031 domain-containing protein → MIYVDRARWPAHGRLWAHLVSDVSYAELHVFAEMIGAPPRGFDRDHYDIPAARVPWAIWLGADLVESREIAARLRAAGLRRPKHLSHR, encoded by the coding sequence GTGATCTACGTCGACCGGGCCCGGTGGCCCGCCCATGGGCGGTTGTGGGCGCATCTGGTCAGCGACGTCTCGTACGCCGAACTGCACGTCTTCGCCGAGATGATCGGTGCTCCGCCGCGCGGCTTCGACCGGGACCACTACGACATCCCGGCGGCCCGGGTGCCCTGGGCGATCTGGCTCGGCGCAGATCTGGTCGAGTCCCGCGAGATCGCGGCCCGGCTGCGCGCCGCCGGACTCCGCCGGCCGAAGCACCTCAGTCACCGCTGA